The Microlunatus antarcticus genome window below encodes:
- a CDS encoding sigma-54-dependent transcriptional regulator family protein — MRGVDAPAVPPGSDAASLSRALAGFHDDFLATGRIAPTVRPVVADSWRRSLVGGLDPETGGVPAPLGRDALEELRRRSPLARTMPVVRRLLVEAATDAGLVVAVTDAEGHILWLEGDAGLRGRAESMHFVAGADWSEARAGTNAPGTALRTGRGVQILGPEHLVRSVTPWSCTAVPIRDPDTRVVLGALDITGGPEVAGPQTLALVRATVAAAEAELRIDRLRGRRSDGGARRPTAPARFSVLGRPQGLLERAGRSTVLSLRHSEMLLLLSEHRGGLSGGELEAALSTHGLSAVTVRAEVSRLRSTLGEDMLGSRPYALRAPLLSDVRRVRRALEAGRLAEAVGAYAGPVLPTSDAPGVVELREDLRLRLRERLIGSGDADALLAYAQGAEGRDDHEVWTAAAGALPLGSARRTFVEQHLVELDRQLG, encoded by the coding sequence GTGAGGGGCGTCGACGCCCCGGCCGTACCTCCGGGTTCCGACGCGGCCTCGCTCTCCCGCGCCCTCGCCGGCTTCCACGACGACTTCCTGGCGACCGGTCGCATCGCGCCCACCGTGCGGCCCGTGGTCGCCGACTCCTGGCGCCGCAGCCTCGTTGGCGGGCTCGACCCGGAGACCGGCGGCGTGCCCGCCCCGCTCGGTCGGGACGCGCTCGAGGAGCTCCGCCGCCGCTCGCCGCTGGCCCGGACGATGCCCGTCGTGCGCCGCCTGCTGGTCGAGGCGGCGACCGACGCCGGGCTCGTCGTCGCCGTCACCGACGCCGAGGGCCACATCCTCTGGCTCGAGGGCGACGCCGGGCTGCGGGGCCGGGCCGAGTCGATGCACTTCGTCGCGGGAGCGGACTGGAGCGAGGCGAGGGCAGGGACGAACGCCCCCGGCACCGCGCTGCGGACCGGTCGAGGCGTGCAGATCCTCGGCCCCGAGCACCTGGTCCGGTCGGTCACGCCGTGGAGCTGCACGGCCGTGCCCATCCGGGATCCCGACACCCGCGTCGTCCTCGGCGCCCTCGACATCACGGGCGGTCCAGAGGTCGCCGGGCCGCAGACGCTCGCCCTGGTCCGCGCCACCGTCGCCGCCGCCGAGGCCGAGCTCCGCATCGACCGGCTGCGCGGCCGCCGGTCCGACGGCGGGGCTCGGCGGCCCACGGCGCCGGCCCGGTTCTCCGTGCTCGGCCGTCCGCAGGGCCTGCTCGAGCGGGCCGGACGTAGCACCGTGCTCAGCCTGCGGCACAGCGAGATGCTCCTCCTGCTGTCGGAGCACCGCGGCGGTCTCAGCGGCGGCGAGCTCGAGGCCGCGCTCTCGACGCACGGACTGTCCGCCGTCACCGTCCGGGCCGAGGTCTCCCGGCTCCGCTCGACGCTCGGCGAGGACATGCTCGGCTCGCGCCCGTACGCCCTGCGCGCGCCGCTGCTGTCCGACGTGCGCCGGGTCCGCCGGGCGCTCGAGGCGGGGCGCCTGGCCGAGGCGGTGGGGGCGTACGCGGGTCCGGTGCTGCCGACCTCGGACGCGCCCGGCGTGGTCGAGCTCCGCGAGGACCTCCGCCTGCGGCTGCGCGAGCGGCTGATCGGCTCCGGCGACGCGGACGCGCTGCTCGCGTACGCGCAGGGTGCCGAGGGACGCGACGACCACGAGGTGTGGACGGCCGCGGCCGGGGCGCTGCCCCTGGGTTCGGCGCGGCGGACGTTCGTCGAGCAGCACCTGGTCGAGCTCGACCGCCAGCTGGGGTGA
- the serA gene encoding phosphoglycerate dehydrogenase, producing the protein MKALLLENIHPEGIRLLTERGIEVETVKGALDEDELASRMSGVQLLGIRSKTQVTDRVLEAAPDLLAVGAFCIGTNQIDLAVAAERGVAVFNAPFSNTRSVVELVLAEIISLARHLTDKNAAMHAGVWDKSAKGAHEVRGRTLGIVGYGNIGSQLSVVAEALGMKVYFYDVADKLALGNAQRCDSMDELLAVAETVSLHVDGRAGNAGLFGAEQFAKMRPRSLFLNLCRGIVVDHEALREALLSGHVAGAALDVFETEPKTTGDPFVSTLQNIPNVILTPHVGGSTEEAQSDIGRFVALKLGDYATGGATTMSVNLPQVIAAVEPGRSRILHVHRNVPGVLARVNTVLGDAGVNIEGQTLSTRGELGYVITDTVGPVRADLAERLRELPETVRLRVLSCD; encoded by the coding sequence GTGAAAGCGCTGCTGCTCGAGAACATCCACCCCGAGGGCATCCGGCTGCTCACCGAGCGCGGGATCGAGGTGGAGACGGTCAAGGGCGCCCTGGACGAGGACGAGCTCGCGTCCCGCATGTCCGGCGTCCAGCTGCTCGGCATCCGTTCGAAGACCCAGGTCACGGACCGCGTGCTCGAGGCCGCGCCCGACCTGCTCGCGGTCGGCGCGTTCTGCATCGGCACCAACCAGATCGACCTCGCCGTCGCCGCCGAGCGCGGGGTCGCCGTCTTCAACGCCCCGTTCTCCAACACCCGCAGCGTCGTCGAGCTGGTCCTCGCCGAGATCATCTCGCTGGCCCGCCACCTCACGGACAAGAACGCGGCCATGCACGCCGGCGTCTGGGACAAGTCGGCCAAGGGCGCGCACGAGGTGCGCGGCCGCACGCTCGGCATCGTCGGCTACGGCAACATCGGCAGCCAGCTCTCCGTCGTCGCCGAGGCGCTGGGCATGAAGGTCTACTTCTACGACGTCGCCGACAAGCTCGCGCTCGGCAACGCCCAGCGCTGCGACAGCATGGACGAGCTGCTCGCGGTGGCCGAGACGGTGAGCCTGCACGTCGACGGCCGGGCGGGCAACGCCGGCCTGTTCGGCGCGGAGCAGTTCGCCAAGATGCGCCCGCGGAGCCTGTTCCTCAACCTGTGCCGCGGCATCGTCGTCGACCACGAGGCCCTGCGCGAGGCCCTGCTGTCGGGCCACGTCGCCGGCGCGGCCCTCGACGTGTTCGAGACCGAGCCCAAGACGACCGGCGACCCGTTCGTCTCGACGCTGCAGAACATCCCGAACGTCATCCTCACCCCGCACGTCGGCGGGTCGACCGAGGAGGCGCAGTCCGACATCGGCCGCTTCGTCGCGCTCAAGCTGGGCGACTATGCCACCGGCGGGGCGACGACCATGTCGGTGAACCTGCCCCAGGTGATCGCCGCGGTCGAGCCCGGCCGCAGCCGCATCCTGCACGTCCACCGGAACGTCCCCGGCGTGCTCGCCCGCGTCAACACCGTGCTGGGCGACGCGGGGGTCAACATCGAGGGCCAGACCCTCTCGACCCGCGGCGAGCTCGGCTACGTCATCACCGACACGGTGGGACCCGTCCGCGCCGACCTGGCCGAGCGGCTGCGCGAGCTGCCCGAGACCGTACGGCTGCGCGTCCTGTCCTGCGACTGA
- a CDS encoding NUDIX hydrolase, with product MLVQRDDRWLLTVRGADVDDAPGQLGLVGGHLEHQGDSGPGVLEATARREAAEEVGLDLADAALTYLESEVFTTDAGVGQVTVSFLVAAPEDQEPVVADPAELTALGWWTPGEAAADPRCPPWLPPMLARAELRRRRAPAAPPPAPRPPAADDPAAPGPAAPTAP from the coding sequence GTGCTGGTGCAGCGCGACGACCGCTGGCTCCTGACCGTGCGAGGGGCGGACGTGGACGACGCCCCCGGTCAGCTCGGTCTGGTCGGCGGCCACCTCGAGCACCAGGGCGACAGCGGCCCCGGCGTGCTCGAGGCGACCGCGCGCCGGGAGGCGGCCGAGGAGGTCGGGCTCGACCTCGCCGACGCCGCCCTGACCTACCTGGAGTCGGAGGTCTTCACCACCGACGCCGGGGTGGGCCAGGTGACGGTGTCGTTCCTGGTGGCGGCGCCGGAGGACCAGGAACCGGTGGTCGCCGACCCCGCCGAGCTCACCGCGCTGGGCTGGTGGACGCCCGGGGAGGCGGCGGCCGACCCGCGCTGCCCGCCGTGGCTGCCGCCGATGCTCGCGCGCGCCGAGCTCAGGCGCCGACGGGCTCCAGCCGCTCCCCCGCCGGCTCCTCGGCCACCGGCCGCGGACGACCCGGCAGCACCAGGGCCAGCAGCACCGACAGCGCCGTGA
- a CDS encoding SpoIID/LytB domain-containing protein has product MTRPQHLHRTRFLRAAASLLAAGSLLLTGALTAPSAEADSAVKPSDGKFVIKGAGFGHGHGMSQYGAYGAAKKGLSWKQILAFYYPGTTLKTLSSSTTIKVWISADDDNNLRVLPAEGLKVYDSNDHSITVPTGSDYKSWRIKRSGSGYKLEWRDGDGDYHALKTPLDSSTWMVSTKAKVVKLRLPNGATREYRGTLRLIKRGTGGRTVNKVKLEDYVRSVVPSEMPTSWAPDAVRAQAVAARSYAIRIRDFTSYSGYDICDTTACQVYGGKATTTSGGSRIVRETTAGTAAAKATAGTIVTYGGQVALTQFASSNGGAMSTGGYPYLKEKDDPYDGVVKSQAWSKTVTAKAVAKAYPSVGTVKQLTISKRDGSGRYGGRVVSIKIVGSKKTQTVTGSAFQSKFRMRSSLYKITS; this is encoded by the coding sequence ATGACGCGACCCCAGCACCTCCACCGCACCCGGTTCCTGCGAGCGGCGGCCTCGCTCCTGGCGGCCGGCTCGCTGCTGCTGACGGGGGCGCTGACCGCCCCGAGCGCCGAGGCCGACTCCGCGGTCAAGCCGTCGGACGGCAAGTTCGTGATCAAGGGCGCGGGCTTCGGCCACGGGCACGGGATGTCGCAGTACGGCGCGTACGGCGCGGCGAAGAAGGGTCTGAGCTGGAAGCAGATCCTCGCCTTCTACTACCCGGGCACCACGCTGAAGACCCTGAGCTCGTCGACGACGATCAAGGTCTGGATCAGCGCGGACGACGACAACAACCTGCGCGTGCTGCCGGCCGAGGGCCTCAAGGTCTACGACTCGAACGACCACAGCATCACGGTCCCGACCGGCAGCGACTACAAGTCCTGGCGGATCAAGCGGTCGGGGTCGGGCTACAAGCTGGAGTGGCGCGACGGCGACGGCGACTACCACGCGCTGAAGACGCCGCTCGACTCCAGCACCTGGATGGTGTCGACCAAGGCGAAGGTGGTGAAGCTCCGCCTCCCCAACGGGGCCACCCGGGAGTACCGCGGGACGCTCCGGCTGATCAAGCGCGGCACCGGCGGCCGGACGGTCAACAAGGTCAAGCTCGAGGACTACGTCCGATCGGTCGTGCCGTCGGAGATGCCGACCTCGTGGGCGCCGGACGCGGTCCGCGCCCAGGCCGTCGCCGCGCGCTCGTACGCGATCCGGATCCGTGACTTCACCAGCTACAGCGGTTACGACATCTGTGACACCACCGCCTGCCAGGTCTACGGCGGGAAGGCGACGACCACGTCGGGCGGCAGCCGGATCGTGCGGGAGACCACGGCCGGCACGGCGGCGGCGAAGGCCACGGCCGGGACGATCGTCACCTACGGCGGGCAGGTCGCGCTGACCCAGTTCGCGTCGTCCAACGGCGGCGCGATGTCAACCGGTGGCTACCCGTACCTCAAGGAGAAGGACGACCCGTACGACGGCGTCGTCAAGTCCCAGGCCTGGAGCAAGACCGTCACGGCCAAGGCGGTCGCGAAGGCCTACCCGTCGGTCGGCACGGTCAAGCAGCTGACGATCAGCAAGCGCGACGGCTCCGGACGCTACGGGGGCCGCGTCGTGAGCATCAAGATCGTCGGCAGCAAGAAGACGCAGACGGTGACCGGCTCGGCCTTCCAGAGCAAGTTCAGGATGCGGTCGTCGCTCTACAAGATCACGTCCTGA
- a CDS encoding DHA2 family efflux MFS transporter permease subunit — MDRSLRNLSLALVVGAMAPLFDSTIVSVALHSLAGDLHASVATIQWVTTAYLLALGVTVPVVGWLQRRVGGKRLWMAALVVFLVGSVLCSLAWSAPSLIAFRVVQGIGAGAMLPLLTTLLMQAAGGKDLGRLMAVVSLPTALGPILGPVVGGLILGAASWHWLFWVNVPFAVVGLVLAWFLIPADGPTEPARLDVVGLLLLSPAVVGLLYGLSSVHRDGGFARTEVWGPLAGGVLLLVAFAVWALRRRGAALVDVHLLRHRPLAASASLLFLTGASLYGAMLLLPLSFQELRGADALGAGLLLVPQGIGALLSRTLAGRLNDRLGPRVVALVGFAVLGLATVPFAFAGPDTPTWWLLGVLLVRGVGLGAVTIPLMAVGFVGLGRAEIPHASIITRIAMQVGGAVGVAVLAVVLQGAVAAVGPVAGFQQAFGWATGFTALSVLLALVLPGRPRPVAEEPAGERLEPVGA, encoded by the coding sequence ATGGACCGCTCGCTCCGGAACCTCTCGCTCGCGCTCGTCGTCGGCGCGATGGCCCCGCTCTTCGACTCGACCATCGTGAGCGTGGCGCTGCACAGCCTCGCTGGTGACCTCCACGCCTCCGTCGCCACGATCCAGTGGGTCACCACGGCCTACCTGCTCGCCCTGGGTGTCACCGTGCCGGTGGTCGGCTGGCTCCAGCGTCGGGTCGGCGGCAAGCGGCTGTGGATGGCGGCCCTGGTCGTCTTCCTGGTCGGGTCGGTGCTCTGCAGCCTGGCCTGGAGCGCACCGAGCCTCATCGCGTTCCGGGTGGTGCAGGGGATCGGCGCGGGCGCCATGCTGCCGCTGCTCACAACCCTGCTCATGCAGGCCGCGGGCGGCAAGGACCTGGGCCGGCTGATGGCGGTCGTGTCCCTCCCGACGGCGCTCGGCCCCATCCTGGGGCCGGTCGTCGGCGGGCTGATCCTCGGCGCCGCCAGCTGGCACTGGCTGTTCTGGGTGAACGTCCCGTTCGCCGTCGTGGGGCTCGTGCTCGCGTGGTTCCTGATCCCGGCCGACGGGCCGACCGAGCCTGCCCGGCTGGACGTTGTCGGGCTCCTGCTGCTCTCGCCCGCGGTCGTCGGGCTGCTCTACGGGTTGAGCAGCGTGCACCGGGACGGCGGATTCGCCCGGACGGAGGTCTGGGGCCCGCTGGCCGGCGGGGTCCTGCTGCTGGTCGCGTTCGCCGTCTGGGCGCTGCGCCGCCGCGGTGCGGCGCTGGTCGACGTGCACCTCCTGCGGCACCGCCCGCTCGCCGCGTCGGCGTCGCTGCTGTTCCTCACGGGCGCCTCCCTCTACGGCGCGATGCTGCTGCTGCCGCTCTCGTTCCAGGAGCTCCGCGGGGCGGACGCGCTCGGCGCTGGGTTGCTGCTGGTGCCGCAGGGGATCGGTGCGCTGCTGAGCCGCACGCTGGCCGGTCGGCTCAACGACCGGCTCGGCCCGCGCGTGGTCGCGCTGGTCGGCTTCGCCGTCCTCGGGCTCGCCACGGTGCCGTTCGCGTTCGCGGGTCCGGACACCCCGACGTGGTGGCTGCTCGGGGTGCTGCTGGTGCGCGGGGTGGGGCTCGGCGCGGTGACCATCCCGCTGATGGCGGTGGGGTTCGTCGGGCTCGGGCGCGCGGAGATCCCGCACGCGAGCATCATCACGCGCATCGCGATGCAGGTCGGCGGGGCCGTCGGGGTCGCCGTGCTCGCGGTGGTCCTCCAGGGCGCGGTGGCCGCCGTCGGGCCGGTCGCGGGCTTTCAGCAGGCCTTCGGGTGGGCGACCGGCTTCACGGCGCTGTCGGTGCTGCTGGCCCTGGTGCTGCCGGGTCGTCCGCGGCCGGTGGCCGAGGAGCCGGCGGGGGAGCGGCTGGAGCCCGTCGGCGCCTGA
- a CDS encoding SRPBCC domain-containing protein, with the protein MDLTHRVRVPAPLDEAWATVNDPARVAAVLPGTTLDTAADDGFTGSMKIKLGSSLLALTGSGRYTSRSEGAHRVVVTTTGTDRRGDAGVEATHTITLAGVGDGRAETDVTVATSMTWSGRPGRLGDGVVADAVDRVLDLTGTRVAARVAEGLPWAPAAGTVSAHDDEQTAAAVVDHPVELGDDLGSIDEPEPGGHPRPQPSPSPGPSPRPPRTSTPSASTPRPYVYQPYSNTAEPHVSVARTLSQLATSRVLPYAGLGALALFLGASALRRARR; encoded by the coding sequence ATGGACCTGACCCACCGCGTACGCGTGCCGGCCCCGCTGGACGAGGCCTGGGCGACCGTGAACGACCCCGCCCGGGTCGCGGCCGTGCTGCCGGGCACGACGCTCGACACGGCCGCGGACGACGGGTTCACCGGGTCGATGAAGATCAAGCTCGGCTCGTCCCTGCTCGCGCTGACGGGCAGCGGCCGCTACACCTCGCGCTCCGAGGGCGCCCACCGCGTCGTGGTGACGACGACCGGGACCGACCGCCGGGGCGACGCCGGCGTCGAGGCCACGCACACGATCACGCTGGCGGGCGTCGGCGACGGTCGCGCGGAGACCGACGTGACTGTCGCGACGTCGATGACCTGGAGCGGACGACCCGGCCGGCTCGGCGACGGGGTGGTCGCCGACGCGGTCGACCGCGTGCTCGACCTGACCGGCACCCGCGTCGCCGCCCGCGTCGCCGAGGGGCTGCCCTGGGCCCCGGCCGCCGGCACCGTGTCGGCGCACGACGACGAGCAGACCGCGGCCGCCGTGGTCGACCACCCGGTCGAGCTCGGCGACGACCTCGGGTCGATCGACGAGCCCGAGCCCGGCGGGCACCCCCGGCCGCAGCCGTCGCCCTCCCCCGGCCCGTCGCCCCGGCCCCCGAGGACGAGCACGCCGAGCGCGAGCACACCGCGGCCTTACGTCTACCAGCCCTACAGCAACACCGCCGAGCCGCACGTCAGCGTGGCCCGCACCCTCAGCCAGCTCGCCACCAGCCGCGTCCTGCCGTACGCCGGCCTCGGCGCCCTGGCGCTCTTCCTCGGCGCCTCCGCCCTGCGTCGGGCCCGGCGCTGA
- a CDS encoding TetR/AcrR family transcriptional regulator produces the protein MDLLEESEPADGGPPRRRRGQELESALLDAAWEELQAHGYAGLTYDAVAARAGTSKPVLYRRWPAKADLVVAAMRHAGLFERRPLPDTGSLREDVVATLRNFNEVRGDFITAIGLYLANIASDTGLSPADLRERLLGGRAAGGTVLLERAVGRREIPDRVRPPGLVTLPFDLFRHDLVMTLARVPDRRILEIVDDLWLPLIRRED, from the coding sequence GTGGATCTTCTCGAGGAGTCCGAGCCCGCTGACGGCGGTCCGCCCCGTCGACGCCGGGGCCAGGAGCTCGAGAGCGCGCTGCTCGACGCCGCGTGGGAGGAGCTGCAGGCCCACGGCTACGCGGGGCTGACGTACGACGCCGTGGCCGCCCGCGCCGGGACCAGCAAGCCGGTGCTCTACCGCCGCTGGCCGGCCAAGGCCGACCTCGTGGTGGCGGCCATGCGGCACGCCGGGCTGTTCGAGCGGCGGCCGCTGCCCGACACGGGCTCCCTGCGGGAGGACGTCGTCGCCACCTTGCGGAACTTCAACGAGGTACGCGGCGATTTCATCACCGCCATCGGGCTCTACCTGGCCAACATCGCGTCGGACACCGGGCTCTCGCCGGCGGACCTCCGGGAACGCCTGCTCGGCGGACGGGCGGCGGGCGGCACGGTCCTGCTCGAGCGTGCGGTGGGGCGCAGGGAGATCCCGGACCGCGTCCGGCCGCCCGGGCTGGTCACGTTGCCGTTCGACCTGTTCCGGCACGACCTCGTGATGACGCTGGCGCGGGTGCCCGACCGACGCATCCTCGAGATCGTCGACGACCTCTGGCTGCCGCTGATCAGGCGCGAGGACTAG
- a CDS encoding P1 family peptidase, with protein MIDGFEVGHRSADGDGWLTGTTVVLAREGAVGGVDVRGGGPGTRETDLLDPSTLVERVHAVVLTGGSAYGLAAADGVMAGLEERGVGLPVGPGPGEVVPIVPGAVIFDLGRGGTFRHRPDATFGRDALAAATAADTARGSVGAGTGAVCGGLKGGVGWAETTLPSGVRVAALVVVNAAGSAVDSATGRLWADRSGTLATPNADERATLERARRDPAPSLNTTIGVVLTDATLTKAQARKPAAVAHDGLARAIAPVHSMSDGDTIFCLASGRRPLSDDPEPGWAGLVPAFNLLLEAAADVFTAACLDAVLQAEGRGPWRSYAELAPSAVGGEIPATR; from the coding sequence ATGATCGACGGCTTCGAGGTCGGCCACCGCAGCGCGGACGGGGACGGCTGGCTCACCGGCACGACGGTCGTCCTGGCCCGCGAGGGTGCGGTGGGCGGGGTCGACGTCCGGGGCGGCGGACCCGGCACCCGGGAGACCGACCTGCTCGACCCCTCCACACTCGTGGAACGGGTGCACGCGGTCGTACTCACCGGCGGCAGCGCGTACGGGCTGGCGGCGGCCGACGGCGTGATGGCCGGGCTGGAGGAGCGGGGCGTCGGGCTGCCGGTCGGCCCGGGACCAGGCGAGGTCGTGCCCATAGTCCCCGGGGCGGTGATCTTCGACCTCGGCCGGGGCGGGACGTTCCGGCACCGTCCGGACGCGACGTTCGGCCGCGACGCGCTCGCCGCGGCGACGGCCGCTGACACGGCGCGCGGGAGCGTCGGCGCGGGGACCGGTGCCGTCTGCGGCGGGCTCAAGGGCGGGGTCGGCTGGGCCGAGACGACGCTGCCGTCCGGCGTCCGGGTCGCCGCCCTGGTCGTCGTCAACGCGGCGGGCTCGGCCGTGGACTCGGCCACGGGGCGGCTGTGGGCCGATCGTTCCGGAACGCTGGCCACGCCGAATGCCGACGAGCGCGCGACGCTCGAGCGGGCCCGTCGGGACCCGGCTCCCTCCCTCAACACGACCATCGGCGTCGTCCTGACCGACGCGACGCTGACCAAGGCGCAGGCGCGCAAGCCGGCGGCCGTGGCGCACGACGGGCTGGCGCGGGCCATCGCGCCGGTGCACTCCATGTCCGACGGCGACACGATCTTCTGCCTGGCCTCGGGTCGGCGACCCCTGAGCGACGACCCCGAGCCGGGCTGGGCCGGCCTGGTCCCCGCCTTCAACCTGCTGCTGGAGGCCGCCGCCGACGTGTTCACCGCCGCCTGCCTCGACGCGGTCCTCCAGGCCGAGGGGCGTGGGCCCTGGCGCAGCTACGCCGAGCTGGCGCCGTCGGCGGTCGGGGGCGAGATCCCGGCGACGCGGTGA
- the adh gene encoding aldehyde dehydrogenase, whose protein sequence is MTVYANPGTDGSVVTYKSRYENWIGGEWVAPVKGRYFENPSPVNGKTFCEVARSSAEDIELALDAAHAAAPAWGKTSVAERAVILNKIADRIEQNLEMLAVGETWENGKPVRETLAADMPLVVDHFRYFAGAIRAQEGHSSQIDDDTVAYHFQEPLGVVGQIIPWNFPILMATWKLAPALAAGNAIVLKPAEQTPASILLLMELIADLLPPGVLNVVNGFGVEAGKPLASSSRIRKIAFTGETTTGRLIMQYASQNLIPVTLELGGKSPNIFFEDVARSEDAFYDKALEGFSMFALNQGEVCTCPSRALIQNSIIDGFLPAATDRVKAMVQGNPLDTDTMVGAQASNDQLEKILSYLEIGVAEGARVVVGGERVDLGGDLSGGYYVAPTIFQGNNKMRVFQEEIFGPVVSVTGFEDYDEAISIANDTLYGLGAGVWSRDINTAYRAGRDIQAGRVWTNCYHQYPAHAAFGGYKSSGIGRENHLMMLDHYQQTKNLLVSYNPNKLGFF, encoded by the coding sequence ATGACTGTGTACGCCAACCCGGGGACCGACGGCAGCGTCGTCACCTACAAGTCCCGCTACGAGAACTGGATCGGCGGCGAGTGGGTCGCCCCCGTCAAGGGCCGCTACTTCGAGAACCCGTCGCCCGTGAACGGCAAGACGTTCTGCGAGGTCGCCCGCTCCAGCGCCGAGGACATCGAGCTCGCCCTCGACGCCGCGCACGCCGCCGCCCCGGCCTGGGGCAAGACGTCGGTCGCCGAGCGCGCCGTCATCCTCAACAAGATCGCCGACCGCATCGAGCAGAACCTCGAGATGCTCGCCGTGGGGGAGACGTGGGAGAACGGCAAGCCGGTGCGCGAGACCCTCGCCGCCGACATGCCCCTCGTGGTCGACCACTTCCGCTACTTCGCGGGCGCCATCCGGGCCCAGGAGGGCCACAGCAGCCAGATCGACGACGACACGGTGGCCTACCACTTCCAGGAGCCGCTGGGCGTGGTCGGGCAGATCATCCCCTGGAACTTCCCGATCCTGATGGCCACCTGGAAGCTCGCCCCCGCTCTCGCCGCGGGCAACGCGATCGTCCTGAAGCCGGCCGAGCAGACGCCGGCGTCGATCCTGCTCCTCATGGAGCTGATCGCCGACCTGCTCCCGCCCGGCGTGCTCAACGTCGTCAACGGCTTCGGCGTGGAGGCGGGCAAGCCGCTCGCCAGCTCGTCGCGGATCCGCAAGATCGCCTTCACCGGCGAGACCACGACCGGCCGGCTGATCATGCAGTACGCCAGCCAGAACCTCATCCCGGTCACCCTCGAGCTCGGCGGCAAGAGCCCGAACATCTTCTTCGAGGACGTCGCCCGCAGCGAGGACGCGTTCTACGACAAGGCGCTCGAGGGCTTCAGCATGTTCGCGCTCAACCAGGGCGAGGTCTGCACCTGCCCGAGCCGGGCGCTGATCCAGAACTCGATCATCGACGGCTTCCTGCCGGCCGCGACCGACCGGGTCAAGGCGATGGTGCAGGGCAACCCGCTCGACACCGACACGATGGTCGGCGCGCAGGCCAGCAACGACCAGCTCGAGAAGATCCTGTCCTACCTCGAGATCGGGGTCGCCGAGGGCGCCCGGGTCGTCGTCGGCGGCGAGCGGGTCGACCTCGGCGGGGACCTGTCGGGCGGCTACTACGTCGCGCCGACGATCTTCCAGGGCAACAACAAGATGCGCGTGTTCCAGGAGGAGATCTTCGGCCCGGTCGTCTCGGTGACCGGCTTCGAGGACTACGACGAGGCCATCTCGATCGCCAACGACACCCTGTACGGGCTGGGTGCCGGCGTGTGGTCGCGCGACATCAACACCGCCTACCGGGCCGGTCGTGACATCCAGGCCGGTCGCGTCTGGACGAACTGCTACCACCAGTACCCGGCGCACGCGGCGTTCGGTGGCTACAAGTCGTCCGGCATCGGGCGCGAGAACCACCTGATGATGCTGGACCACTACCAGCAGACGAAGAACCTGCTGGTGTCGTACAACCCGAACAAGCTGGGCTTCTTCTGA